The Caretta caretta isolate rCarCar2 chromosome 5, rCarCar1.hap1, whole genome shotgun sequence genome contains a region encoding:
- the RMI1 gene encoding recQ-mediated genome instability protein 1 isoform X2, with protein sequence MSASSVAGKVETWLSSAWHVKVPLTWLEACINWIQQENGCNLTQAQINKQIDSLVDVSQPAYSQLQKIRGKNTVNEEVTANTQAPQKSWEAKPTRMLMLQLTDGIHQIQGMEYQPIPVLHSNLPPGTKITIQGNIAYRLGVLLLKSENVKLLGGEVDALLEDYAQERVLARVIGEAENPNPVKQHDHEQGILGAVDELGQTLGPSDEELLASLDENDEFTINPEVPLESGYCSRSNNSNTATHLLLSSNENYSQQGFGILLPGANEEQSVPAMEDVDGDLDDFSLEDDLFLEEAIQEEIQTMQSPVINKTIDIITQRFSHMPRSSLSYTSEKDDRGQLDSVSKEKSCGRELSVGDESSTSNFSLHHNVQHSKSFTNDFSLEHVLEQKCNKIDVVKSSQKNCSFSGSRLLNKRPVNFSKTDSEINKQNYCVQTFSYRTTEKCKSLELDSPPFTYISVLLANTAETVTTVKVKAFIVTLTGNLTSSSGFWNIMAKISDGTAYLEVDIADEILTSLIGFSVPEMKQLRKDPILHQKLKDGLQKCQRELIDLCCLMTIEFNPFQSKATVLILQDVDAVDLENLKKRLDK encoded by the exons ATGAGTGCATCTAGTGTTGCAGGAAAAGTGGAAACCTGGCTTTCTTCTGCGTGGCATGTTAAAGTTCCTCTGACGTGGCTAGAAGCTTGTATTAACTGGATCCAACAAGAAAATGGTTGTAATTTAACTCAAGCTCAGATCAACAAACAG ATTGATTCACTGGTGGATGTTAGCCAGCCTGCATATTCCCAGTTGCAAAAGATTAGAGGAAAAAATACTGTAAATGAAGAAGTAACAGCCAACACTCAGGCACCCCAAAAGTCCTGGGAAGCAAAGCCTACCCGAATGCTGATGCTGCAGCTAACTGATGGAATACATCAAATTCAGGGTATGGAATACCAACCCATTCCTGTCCTCCATAGTAATCTTCCTCCAGGTACAAAAATTACAATACAGGGTAACATTGCATATCGTCTTGGAGTTCTTTTGCTAAAATCAGAAAATGTTAAATTGTTGGGGGGCGAAGTAGATGCTCTTCTGGAGGACTATGCTCAGGAAAGAGTCCTTGCCAGGGTAATTGGAGAAGCTGAGAACCCTAATCCTGTCAAGCAGCATGATCATGAACAAGGCATTTTAGGAGCTGTTGATGAACTAGGACAAACTCTAGGACCTTCAGATGAAGAGCTTCTAGCAAGTCTTGATGAAAATGATGAATTTACCATAAATCCTGAAGTTCCTTTAGAAAGTGGATATTGTAGCAGAAGTAACAACTCAAATACAGCCACACATTTGCTCCTTTCAAGCAATGAAAACTACTCACAACAGGGATTTGGGATCCTTTTGCCTGGGGCAAATGAAGAACAAAGTGTTCCAGCTATGGAGGATGTTGATGGAGATTTAGATGACTTCTCATTGGAAGATGACTTGTTTTTAGAAGAGGCGATCCAAGAAGAAATTCAGACAATGCAGTCACCGGTCATAAACAAAACCATAGATATCATTACACAAAGATTTTCACATATGCCAAGATCTTCACTGAGTTACACATCTGAAAAAGATGACAGAGGTCAGTTGGATTCAGTTAGCAAAGAAAAATCCTGTGGGAGAGAACTGTCTGTTGGTGATGAAAGTAGTACAAGTAATTTTTCACTACATCATAATGTACAACACTCCAAGAGCTTTACCAACGATTTCTCCTTGGAACATGTTCTTGAGCAGAAGTGTAATAAGATAGATGTAGTTAAGAGCAGTCAAAAAAATTGTAGTTTTTCTGGCAGTAGATTGTTAAACAAAAGACCAGTTAATTTTTCAAAAACTGATTCAgagataaacaaacaaaattactGTGTACAAACCTTTTCTTACAGAACAACAGAGAAATGCAAAAGTCTTGAGTTAGATTCCCCACCTTTTACATATATTTCTGTTCTACTTGCAAATACCGCAGAAACTGTTACAACAGTGAAAGTTAAAGCCTTTATTGTAACCCttactggaaatctcacaagcaGCAGTGGCTTCTGGAATATAATGGCAAAAATCTCTGATGGTACCGCTTATCTAGAGGTAGACATTGCTGATGAAATTCTAACAAGCTTAATTGGATTTTCAGTGCCTGAAATGAAACAGTTAAGGAAAGATCCCATTCTACATCAGAAGCTTAAGGATGGTTTGCAGAAATGCCAAAGAGAACTGATAGATCTTTGTTGTTTGATGACTATTGAATTTAATCCCTTTCAGTCTAAAGCAACAGTACTAATTTTACAAGATGTTGATGCAGTAGATCTAGAAAACTTGAAGAAACGTTTAGATAAATAG
- the RMI1 gene encoding recQ-mediated genome instability protein 1 isoform X1, with protein MSASSVAGKVETWLSSAWHVKVPLTWLEACINWIQQENGCNLTQAQINKQVFEQWLLTDLRDLDYPVLPDCILDGPKGELNGFYSIQIDSLVDVSQPAYSQLQKIRGKNTVNEEVTANTQAPQKSWEAKPTRMLMLQLTDGIHQIQGMEYQPIPVLHSNLPPGTKITIQGNIAYRLGVLLLKSENVKLLGGEVDALLEDYAQERVLARVIGEAENPNPVKQHDHEQGILGAVDELGQTLGPSDEELLASLDENDEFTINPEVPLESGYCSRSNNSNTATHLLLSSNENYSQQGFGILLPGANEEQSVPAMEDVDGDLDDFSLEDDLFLEEAIQEEIQTMQSPVINKTIDIITQRFSHMPRSSLSYTSEKDDRGQLDSVSKEKSCGRELSVGDESSTSNFSLHHNVQHSKSFTNDFSLEHVLEQKCNKIDVVKSSQKNCSFSGSRLLNKRPVNFSKTDSEINKQNYCVQTFSYRTTEKCKSLELDSPPFTYISVLLANTAETVTTVKVKAFIVTLTGNLTSSSGFWNIMAKISDGTAYLEVDIADEILTSLIGFSVPEMKQLRKDPILHQKLKDGLQKCQRELIDLCCLMTIEFNPFQSKATVLILQDVDAVDLENLKKRLDK; from the coding sequence ATGAGTGCATCTAGTGTTGCAGGAAAAGTGGAAACCTGGCTTTCTTCTGCGTGGCATGTTAAAGTTCCTCTGACGTGGCTAGAAGCTTGTATTAACTGGATCCAACAAGAAAATGGTTGTAATTTAACTCAAGCTCAGATCAACAAACAGGTATTTGAACAGTGGCTTCTTACAGATCTGAGAGATTTGGACTATCCTGTTTTGCCTGATTGTATCTTAGATGGTCCAAAAGGAGAACTGAATGGCTTTTATTCCATACAGATTGATTCACTGGTGGATGTTAGCCAGCCTGCATATTCCCAGTTGCAAAAGATTAGAGGAAAAAATACTGTAAATGAAGAAGTAACAGCCAACACTCAGGCACCCCAAAAGTCCTGGGAAGCAAAGCCTACCCGAATGCTGATGCTGCAGCTAACTGATGGAATACATCAAATTCAGGGTATGGAATACCAACCCATTCCTGTCCTCCATAGTAATCTTCCTCCAGGTACAAAAATTACAATACAGGGTAACATTGCATATCGTCTTGGAGTTCTTTTGCTAAAATCAGAAAATGTTAAATTGTTGGGGGGCGAAGTAGATGCTCTTCTGGAGGACTATGCTCAGGAAAGAGTCCTTGCCAGGGTAATTGGAGAAGCTGAGAACCCTAATCCTGTCAAGCAGCATGATCATGAACAAGGCATTTTAGGAGCTGTTGATGAACTAGGACAAACTCTAGGACCTTCAGATGAAGAGCTTCTAGCAAGTCTTGATGAAAATGATGAATTTACCATAAATCCTGAAGTTCCTTTAGAAAGTGGATATTGTAGCAGAAGTAACAACTCAAATACAGCCACACATTTGCTCCTTTCAAGCAATGAAAACTACTCACAACAGGGATTTGGGATCCTTTTGCCTGGGGCAAATGAAGAACAAAGTGTTCCAGCTATGGAGGATGTTGATGGAGATTTAGATGACTTCTCATTGGAAGATGACTTGTTTTTAGAAGAGGCGATCCAAGAAGAAATTCAGACAATGCAGTCACCGGTCATAAACAAAACCATAGATATCATTACACAAAGATTTTCACATATGCCAAGATCTTCACTGAGTTACACATCTGAAAAAGATGACAGAGGTCAGTTGGATTCAGTTAGCAAAGAAAAATCCTGTGGGAGAGAACTGTCTGTTGGTGATGAAAGTAGTACAAGTAATTTTTCACTACATCATAATGTACAACACTCCAAGAGCTTTACCAACGATTTCTCCTTGGAACATGTTCTTGAGCAGAAGTGTAATAAGATAGATGTAGTTAAGAGCAGTCAAAAAAATTGTAGTTTTTCTGGCAGTAGATTGTTAAACAAAAGACCAGTTAATTTTTCAAAAACTGATTCAgagataaacaaacaaaattactGTGTACAAACCTTTTCTTACAGAACAACAGAGAAATGCAAAAGTCTTGAGTTAGATTCCCCACCTTTTACATATATTTCTGTTCTACTTGCAAATACCGCAGAAACTGTTACAACAGTGAAAGTTAAAGCCTTTATTGTAACCCttactggaaatctcacaagcaGCAGTGGCTTCTGGAATATAATGGCAAAAATCTCTGATGGTACCGCTTATCTAGAGGTAGACATTGCTGATGAAATTCTAACAAGCTTAATTGGATTTTCAGTGCCTGAAATGAAACAGTTAAGGAAAGATCCCATTCTACATCAGAAGCTTAAGGATGGTTTGCAGAAATGCCAAAGAGAACTGATAGATCTTTGTTGTTTGATGACTATTGAATTTAATCCCTTTCAGTCTAAAGCAACAGTACTAATTTTACAAGATGTTGATGCAGTAGATCTAGAAAACTTGAAGAAACGTTTAGATAAATAG
- the HNRNPK gene encoding heterogeneous nuclear ribonucleoprotein K isoform X2: METEQQEETFTNTETNGKRPAEDMEEEQAFKRSRNTDEMVELRILLQSKNAGAVIGKGGKNIKALRTDYNASVSVPDSSGPERILSISADIETIGEILKKIIPTLEEYQHYKGSDFDCELRLLIHQSLAGGIIGVKGAKIKELRENTQTTIKLFQECCPHSTDRVVLIGGKPDRVVECIKIILDLISESPIKGRAQPYDPNFYDETYDYGGFTMMFDDRRGRPVGFPMRGRGGFDRMPPGRGGRPMPPSRRDYDDMSPRRGPPPPPPGRGGRGGSRARNLPLPPPPPPRGGDLMSYDRRGRPGDRYDGMMMQCHVDACDDIQPPELFEGGSGYDYSYAGGRGSYGDLGGPIITTQVTIPKDLAGSIIGKGGQRIKQIRHESGASIKIDEPLEGSEDRIITITGTQDQIQNAQYLLQNSVKQYSGKFF; encoded by the exons ATGGAGACCGAGCAGCAAGAGGAGACCTTTACCAACACAGAGACAAATG GAAAACGTCCTGCAGAAGATATGGAAGAAGAACAGGCTTTCAAAAGATCTCGCAACACTGATGAAATGGTAGAACTGCGCATCCTGCTTCAGAGCAAA aATGCTGGAGCAGTGATTGGAAAAGGTGGCAAAAATATTAAGGCACTTCGTACAGAC TACAATGCCAGTGTTTCAGTCCCAGACAGCAGTGGCCCCGAGCG CATATTGAGTATAAGTGCAGATATTGAAACAATTGgagaaattttgaagaaaattatCCCTACCTTAGAAGAG TACCAGCACTACAAAGGAAGTGACTTTGACTGCGAGCTAAGGCTGTTGATTCACCAGAGTCTGGCAGGAGGAATTATTGGCGTCAAGGGTGCTAAAATCAAAGAACTCCGAGAG aACACTCAGACCACCATTAAACTTTTTCAAGAGTGCTGTCCTCATTCCACGGACAGAGTGGTACTTATTGGTGGAAAGCCTGATAGAGTTGTGGAATGCATCAAGATCATCCTGGATCTTATATCAGAG TCTCCAATCAAAGGACGGGCACAGCCATATGACCCCAATTTCTATGATGAAACATATGACTATGGTGGCTTCACAATGATGTTTGATGATAGAAGGGGACGTCCTGTAGGATTTCCAATGCGTGGAAGGGGAGGCTTTGATCGAATGCCTCCTGGTCGTGGTGGGCGTCCCATGCCTCCATCAAGACGAGATTATGATGACATGAGCCCTCGCAgaggaccccctccccctcctccgggTCGTGGTGGCAGAGGTGGTAGCAGAGCACGtaatcttcctcttcctcctcctccgcctcctcgTGGCGG AGATCTTATGTCTTATGACCGGAGGGGCAGACCTGGAGACCGTTATGATGGAATG ATGATGCAGTGTCACGTGGACGCCTGTGATGACATACAACCACCAGAATTG TTTGAGGGTGGGTCTGGATATG ACTATTCTTATGCAGGGGGTCGTGGATCATACGGTGATCTCGGTGGACCCATCATCACAACACAAGTAACGATTCCCAAAGAT TTGGCTGGATCTATTATTGGGAAAGGAGGTCAGAGGATCAAACAAATACGTCATGAATCAGGGGCTTCAATCAAAATTGATGAACCTTTAGAAGGCTCAGAAGACCGGATAATAACTATTACAGGCACACAGGATCAGATACAGAATGCACAGTATTTACTGCAGAACAG tgTGAAGCAGTATTCTGGAAAGTTTTTCTAA
- the HNRNPK gene encoding heterogeneous nuclear ribonucleoprotein K isoform X1, with translation METEQQEETFTNTETNGKRPAEDMEEEQAFKRSRNTDEMVELRILLQSKNAGAVIGKGGKNIKALRTDYNASVSVPDSSGPERILSISADIETIGEILKKIIPTLEEYQHYKGSDFDCELRLLIHQSLAGGIIGVKGAKIKELRENTQTTIKLFQECCPHSTDRVVLIGGKPDRVVECIKIILDLISESPIKGRAQPYDPNFYDETYDYGGFTMMFDDRRGRPVGFPMRGRGGFDRMPPGRGGRPMPPSRRDYDDMSPRRGPPPPPPGRGGRGGSRARNLPLPPPPPPRGGDLMSYDRRGRPGDRYDGMMMQCHVDACDDIQPPELFEGGSGYDYSYAGGRGSYGDLGGPIITTQVTIPKDLAGSIIGKGGQRIKQIRHESGASIKIDEPLEGSEDRIITITGTQDQIQNAQYLLQNSVKQYADVEGF, from the exons ATGGAGACCGAGCAGCAAGAGGAGACCTTTACCAACACAGAGACAAATG GAAAACGTCCTGCAGAAGATATGGAAGAAGAACAGGCTTTCAAAAGATCTCGCAACACTGATGAAATGGTAGAACTGCGCATCCTGCTTCAGAGCAAA aATGCTGGAGCAGTGATTGGAAAAGGTGGCAAAAATATTAAGGCACTTCGTACAGAC TACAATGCCAGTGTTTCAGTCCCAGACAGCAGTGGCCCCGAGCG CATATTGAGTATAAGTGCAGATATTGAAACAATTGgagaaattttgaagaaaattatCCCTACCTTAGAAGAG TACCAGCACTACAAAGGAAGTGACTTTGACTGCGAGCTAAGGCTGTTGATTCACCAGAGTCTGGCAGGAGGAATTATTGGCGTCAAGGGTGCTAAAATCAAAGAACTCCGAGAG aACACTCAGACCACCATTAAACTTTTTCAAGAGTGCTGTCCTCATTCCACGGACAGAGTGGTACTTATTGGTGGAAAGCCTGATAGAGTTGTGGAATGCATCAAGATCATCCTGGATCTTATATCAGAG TCTCCAATCAAAGGACGGGCACAGCCATATGACCCCAATTTCTATGATGAAACATATGACTATGGTGGCTTCACAATGATGTTTGATGATAGAAGGGGACGTCCTGTAGGATTTCCAATGCGTGGAAGGGGAGGCTTTGATCGAATGCCTCCTGGTCGTGGTGGGCGTCCCATGCCTCCATCAAGACGAGATTATGATGACATGAGCCCTCGCAgaggaccccctccccctcctccgggTCGTGGTGGCAGAGGTGGTAGCAGAGCACGtaatcttcctcttcctcctcctccgcctcctcgTGGCGG AGATCTTATGTCTTATGACCGGAGGGGCAGACCTGGAGACCGTTATGATGGAATG ATGATGCAGTGTCACGTGGACGCCTGTGATGACATACAACCACCAGAATTG TTTGAGGGTGGGTCTGGATATG ACTATTCTTATGCAGGGGGTCGTGGATCATACGGTGATCTCGGTGGACCCATCATCACAACACAAGTAACGATTCCCAAAGAT TTGGCTGGATCTATTATTGGGAAAGGAGGTCAGAGGATCAAACAAATACGTCATGAATCAGGGGCTTCAATCAAAATTGATGAACCTTTAGAAGGCTCAGAAGACCGGATAATAACTATTACAGGCACACAGGATCAGATACAGAATGCACAGTATTTACTGCAGAACAG tgtGAAGCAGTATGCAGATGTTGAAGGATTCTAA